From Pedobacter indicus, a single genomic window includes:
- a CDS encoding sensor histidine kinase, producing the protein MRKPLFIFYFLFFYAIMQLIWWGVLLAQIAPERKAMFIGEGLFFFVIFIGGAIKLKQALKREKKLHKQQHNFMLSVTHELKSPLASIKLYIQTILKRELDREQQQQFLKNSLKDIERLDDLVENVLIATKLESQKVQFQKEQFNLSDVVTKISERLQVYSCTTQIIKLNVEPDIFIVGDHFALSSMITNLLENAIKYSPPCEQVAVKLYKDKGDIVLSVADFGIGISDEEKKRIFSKFYRVGSEDTRKTKGTGLGLYIVKTVVDRHYGHIKVIDNKPTGTIFEITFN; encoded by the coding sequence CTGCGTAAACCGCTATTTATTTTCTATTTTCTTTTTTTCTATGCGATCATGCAGTTGATATGGTGGGGGGTACTCCTCGCACAGATCGCTCCAGAACGTAAAGCTATGTTTATCGGCGAAGGGCTTTTCTTTTTTGTTATATTCATCGGCGGTGCCATAAAATTGAAACAAGCCTTGAAGAGAGAGAAGAAGTTACATAAACAACAACACAATTTCATGCTCTCTGTTACCCATGAGCTCAAATCGCCGCTAGCGTCGATTAAACTTTATATCCAAACCATACTAAAAAGAGAACTGGATCGCGAACAGCAACAGCAATTTTTAAAGAACTCTTTGAAAGATATTGAGAGGCTCGATGATTTGGTGGAGAATGTTTTAATTGCTACCAAGTTGGAAAGTCAAAAGGTACAATTCCAGAAGGAGCAATTCAATCTTTCTGATGTGGTGACCAAAATATCCGAGCGCCTGCAGGTCTATTCATGTACCACACAAATTATCAAGTTAAATGTAGAGCCTGACATTTTTATTGTAGGAGATCATTTTGCCCTTTCTTCGATGATAACAAATCTACTTGAAAATGCAATTAAGTATTCACCTCCATGTGAACAGGTTGCCGTCAAACTGTATAAAGATAAAGGAGATATTGTGCTATCAGTAGCTGATTTTGGAATCGGAATCAGTGACGAAGAGAAAAAACGTATATTTAGTAAGTTTTATCGTGTAGGTAGTGAAGATACGCGAAAAACGAAAGGAACCGGACTTGGACTATATATTGTAAAAACGGTAGTTGACAGGCATTATGGTCATATTAAGGTGATAGATAACAAACCTACTGGAACCATTTTTGAGATAACTTTTAATTAG
- a CDS encoding response regulator transcription factor, protein MQHSKQKILLVEDEEHLLEAIKLNLELEGYKVSTATDGKKALKIYKEERFNLIILDVMIPEIDGFQVAETIRLENSDIPIMFLTAKNTSEDRVTGLKKGADDYLVKPFNLEELILRVGILVRRSLTGDELKELTTYKIGDKTIDFKSFELRQDNEVVAALTKKETMLLKLLIERRGEAVSREQILETVWNYDVYPSTRTIDNFILTFRKYFEPDQKNPIYFHSIRGVGYKFTDPNKD, encoded by the coding sequence ATGCAACATAGTAAACAAAAAATATTACTCGTTGAAGATGAGGAACATCTTTTAGAGGCTATTAAGCTCAATCTTGAGTTGGAAGGCTATAAGGTATCAACCGCTACGGACGGTAAGAAGGCATTGAAAATCTACAAAGAAGAACGTTTTAATCTGATCATTTTGGATGTCATGATACCAGAAATTGATGGTTTCCAGGTTGCGGAAACCATTCGTCTGGAGAACTCAGACATTCCTATTATGTTCTTAACCGCCAAGAATACAAGTGAGGATCGGGTTACAGGTTTAAAGAAGGGTGCCGATGACTATCTTGTGAAGCCGTTTAATTTGGAAGAGTTGATTCTGCGGGTAGGTATTCTTGTACGGAGGAGTCTGACAGGCGATGAGTTAAAAGAACTCACAACATACAAGATAGGTGATAAAACGATCGATTTTAAATCTTTCGAATTGCGTCAAGATAACGAGGTTGTGGCTGCATTAACAAAAAAGGAAACTATGCTGCTGAAACTTTTAATTGAGCGCCGTGGTGAAGCAGTGTCTAGGGAACAGATTTTGGAAACTGTATGGAACTATGACGTATATCCCTCTACACGAACAATTGATAACTTCATCCTGACGTTTAGAAAATATTTTGAACCCGATCAGAAAAACCCAATTTATTTCCATTCCATTCGCGGGGTAGGTTATAAATTTACTGATCCTAATAAAGATTAA
- the hemE gene encoding uroporphyrinogen decarboxylase — translation MSQKVENSLFIRAAQSKQTERPPVWMMRQAGRFMPEYWEIKNKYSFLEMCKTPELAADVTMLPVDLLDIDAAILFSDILVTAEAMGGDLSFEQGVGPRFSNPVRNMSDAEALRTDVIDKLQYVAEAVKETQQRLNGRIPLIGFAGAPFTVLSYLIEGGSTKDFKKTKQLLHSNPELAHFILDKITKVTIDYLNMQIDAGVNALQIFDSWAQVLSWDDYTEFSHRYIKEIISNLNRDNVPVISFAKGSSVFAPLMAEAKPDVISVDWNADLRSLKESLPQSIAVQGNLDPFIFYADKEVIKKRIYKLFDSMRGVDGYIFNLGHGIMPDFSFDKVKYAVDAIKEYRY, via the coding sequence GTGAGTCAAAAAGTAGAAAACAGTTTGTTTATCCGTGCAGCTCAGTCAAAGCAGACGGAACGACCGCCAGTTTGGATGATGAGGCAGGCAGGTCGCTTTATGCCTGAATATTGGGAAATAAAAAATAAATATTCATTCCTTGAGATGTGCAAAACGCCCGAGCTAGCGGCTGATGTTACGATGCTTCCGGTCGATTTATTAGATATCGATGCAGCTATCTTGTTTTCGGATATCCTAGTGACAGCTGAAGCAATGGGTGGTGATCTAAGCTTCGAACAGGGAGTAGGACCCCGTTTCTCGAATCCGGTACGAAATATGTCAGATGCGGAAGCTCTCCGTACAGATGTGATAGATAAACTTCAATATGTTGCAGAAGCTGTTAAAGAAACACAGCAAAGACTTAATGGACGGATTCCATTAATTGGTTTTGCCGGCGCCCCCTTCACAGTATTGAGTTATTTAATTGAAGGTGGATCTACGAAAGATTTTAAGAAAACAAAACAACTGTTACATAGTAATCCCGAACTAGCCCACTTTATTTTGGATAAGATTACAAAAGTTACGATCGACTACCTAAATATGCAGATTGATGCAGGAGTCAATGCATTACAGATTTTTGACAGTTGGGCGCAGGTTCTTTCCTGGGATGATTATACTGAGTTCTCTCATCGTTATATTAAAGAAATTATCTCAAATTTGAATCGGGACAACGTTCCGGTAATTTCCTTTGCAAAAGGGAGTTCGGTTTTCGCACCATTAATGGCTGAAGCTAAGCCTGACGTGATTTCAGTCGACTGGAATGCCGATCTTCGTTCGTTAAAAGAGTCCTTGCCTCAGAGTATTGCTGTTCAAGGAAATCTTGACCCTTTTATCTTTTACGCAGATAAAGAGGTCATAAAAAAGAGAATATATAAGTTGTTTGATAGCATGCGCGGTGTCGATGGTTACATTTTTAACTTAGGGCATGGCATTATGCCTGATTTCTCTTTTGATAAAGTAAAATATGCTGTCGATGCAATAAAAGAGTATCGATATTAA
- the hemJ gene encoding protoporphyrinogen oxidase HemJ produces the protein MIYLYAKSIHIIFVICWMAGLFYIVRLFVYHAEAKQKSVGEYNVLHRQFQIMENRLWWVITTPSMYLTIIAGIVMLIVNPALLQAPWMHVKLCFVLALILYHFKCQQIIKNLALEKNQWNSSRLRMWNEVSTIILFAIVFIVVLKSAVNWVFGLVGLVSLAVILMIAIKMYKRYREKKSAQKD, from the coding sequence TTGATTTACTTATACGCTAAATCGATCCACATTATCTTCGTCATTTGTTGGATGGCCGGACTTTTTTATATAGTCCGGCTATTCGTTTATCATGCAGAAGCGAAGCAGAAAAGCGTCGGTGAATACAATGTATTGCACCGTCAGTTTCAAATAATGGAAAACCGGTTATGGTGGGTAATCACGACACCTTCTATGTACCTGACAATAATTGCCGGAATTGTGATGTTGATCGTTAATCCGGCGCTATTACAGGCTCCCTGGATGCATGTTAAACTTTGTTTCGTTCTTGCATTGATATTATATCATTTTAAATGTCAGCAGATTATTAAAAATCTTGCATTAGAGAAGAATCAATGGAACTCCTCACGTTTAAGGATGTGGAATGAGGTTTCCACAATCATACTGTTTGCGATTGTTTTTATTGTTGTCTTAAAGAGTGCTGTTAATTGGGTGTTTGGATTGGTAGGGCTGGTTTCTCTGGCAGTCATCTTAATGATTGCAATTAAGATGTATAAGCGCTATCGCGAAAAAAAGTCAGCACAAAAAGATTAG
- the bshC gene encoding bacillithiol biosynthesis cysteine-adding enzyme BshC yields the protein MKAIPIDYRETLSFSPLLLDYIEGKQSLRSFYSNKATEGGFNDKIKSRETFEHRETLVSSLLKLASPDSSEESLANIHLLKNKKTFTVTTGHQLNLFTGPLYFVFKIASTIKLTQELKAKFPDYHFVPVYWMATEDHDFEEINHTHLFKNTIRWERDAAGATGRLSTTDIQETVKAYQNILGLSSNSEKLASIVEKAYLSHDTLADATRSMVDQLFGKYGLVVIDADQAELKRLLAPIISADIVEQNSSKKVSETSKELEQNGYKAQVHARDINFFYLKDNVRERIVLNKEGEYEVLNSDISFTKETLLIEIDRHPERFSPNVIMRPLYQEVILPNLAYVGGGAEISYWLQLKSLFDYYQVEFPILIPRNSAMFVSRELSEKIFRLNFTYKSFFKDPSELKKEYVRVHSKHRLNLHDEWREFNSIFEKIKLRAHKIDPTLGPSAEAIEARLKKAIDRLEKKLLKADQKNYAEALEQIDLIKEKLFPKGVLQERVENFAPLYLKFGDRLIEELIENFQPLEFKFNVLY from the coding sequence ATGAAGGCTATTCCTATTGATTATCGCGAAACACTCAGCTTCTCTCCTCTCCTTTTAGATTATATTGAGGGCAAGCAATCGCTCCGCAGCTTTTACTCTAACAAAGCAACGGAGGGTGGATTCAACGATAAAATCAAAAGCAGAGAGACTTTTGAACATCGAGAAACTCTTGTTTCCAGCTTATTGAAACTAGCGTCTCCAGACTCATCAGAGGAATCTTTAGCGAATATTCATTTGTTAAAAAACAAGAAGACTTTCACTGTTACAACAGGTCATCAACTGAATTTATTTACCGGGCCGCTTTATTTCGTTTTTAAAATAGCTTCAACAATCAAGTTAACACAAGAGCTAAAGGCCAAGTTCCCTGATTATCATTTTGTCCCGGTTTACTGGATGGCAACTGAGGATCATGATTTTGAAGAAATTAACCATACACATCTTTTCAAAAACACGATCCGTTGGGAACGTGATGCTGCAGGTGCAACGGGTCGCTTATCTACGACTGACATCCAAGAAACCGTTAAGGCCTATCAAAACATTTTAGGACTCTCATCTAATTCCGAAAAACTCGCGTCGATCGTTGAAAAAGCTTATCTGAGCCATGATACCCTAGCTGATGCTACGCGGAGTATGGTTGATCAGCTATTTGGGAAATACGGTCTTGTAGTCATTGATGCTGATCAAGCTGAGCTAAAACGTCTGCTAGCACCGATTATTTCAGCAGATATTGTAGAGCAAAATAGCAGTAAAAAGGTTTCTGAAACCAGCAAAGAGCTGGAACAGAATGGCTATAAAGCACAGGTTCACGCCCGTGACATCAACTTTTTTTATTTAAAAGACAATGTGAGAGAACGCATCGTCCTTAATAAGGAAGGCGAGTATGAAGTACTTAACAGTGATATCAGCTTTACAAAAGAAACCCTATTAATCGAGATTGATCGACACCCCGAACGCTTTAGTCCAAATGTGATTATGCGCCCGTTATACCAGGAGGTAATTCTCCCAAACCTAGCCTACGTAGGCGGCGGCGCTGAGATAAGTTATTGGCTGCAATTAAAGAGTCTTTTCGATTATTATCAGGTCGAGTTCCCCATTTTGATACCGCGAAACTCGGCCATGTTTGTAAGTAGGGAACTGAGCGAAAAGATATTCAGGTTAAACTTCACCTATAAGAGCTTTTTTAAGGATCCATCCGAGTTAAAAAAAGAATATGTTCGCGTTCACAGCAAACATCGACTCAATCTTCATGACGAGTGGAGAGAGTTCAATTCGATCTTTGAAAAAATTAAATTGCGAGCTCATAAAATCGATCCCACACTCGGGCCAAGTGCAGAGGCGATAGAAGCTAGGTTGAAAAAAGCTATTGATCGACTCGAAAAGAAACTTTTAAAGGCGGATCAGAAGAATTATGCCGAAGCACTTGAACAGATCGACCTGATTAAGGAAAAATTATTCCCAAAGGGTGTTCTGCAAGAAAGAGTTGAAAATTTCGCTCCACTTTATCTAAAATTTGGAGATCGCCTTATCGAAGAATTGATCGAAAACTTCCAACCACTAGAGTTTAAATTCAACGTGTTATATTAG
- the rimO gene encoding 30S ribosomal protein S12 methylthiotransferase RimO, translating to MKTRLEGGADIKKPRINVVTLGCSKNTHDSEVLMGQLKGNKIEVVHEDENVREDDIVIINTCGFIDNAKQESIDTILEYSALKDQGKLKKVIVTGCLSERYKPELQQEIPNIDNYFGTNDLQELLQSVGADYKYELVGERLLTTPSHFSYFKIAEGCNRPCSFCAIPLMRGKHVSKPIEALVQEAKYLAKNGTKELILIAQDLTYYGLDLYGKRNLSDLLKNLSDVEGIEWIRLQYAYPSGFPMDIIEVMKERSNICNYLDMPLQHISDNMLKSMRRGITKQKTIDLVNSIRDIIPEIALRTTLICGYPGETEKDFEELKEWVAETEFDRLGCFTYSHEENTHAFSLEDDVPGEVKDARVEEIMDIQQNISFEKNQQKVGKVFKVMIDKVEGDYYVGRTEFDSPEVDNEVLISRQDDYLTLGRFADIKIDRAEDFDLYGSFVK from the coding sequence ATGAAGACAAGATTAGAAGGGGGAGCTGATATAAAAAAACCTAGAATAAATGTGGTAACCTTAGGTTGTTCCAAAAACACACATGATAGTGAAGTGTTGATGGGGCAATTAAAAGGGAACAAAATCGAAGTGGTACACGAAGACGAGAATGTCCGGGAAGATGATATCGTTATTATTAACACATGTGGTTTTATAGATAATGCTAAACAAGAGTCGATCGATACAATTCTCGAGTACAGTGCATTGAAGGATCAAGGGAAATTAAAGAAGGTTATTGTTACAGGTTGTCTTTCTGAACGTTACAAACCAGAGCTACAACAAGAAATACCCAATATCGACAACTATTTTGGCACCAATGACTTACAAGAACTTTTGCAATCAGTCGGAGCCGATTATAAATACGAATTAGTAGGTGAGCGTCTCTTAACAACACCATCACATTTCTCATATTTTAAGATCGCCGAAGGCTGCAATCGGCCCTGTTCGTTCTGCGCGATCCCGCTAATGAGAGGTAAACACGTGTCAAAACCTATTGAAGCTTTAGTCCAGGAAGCCAAGTATCTGGCTAAGAATGGAACGAAAGAGCTGATTTTAATTGCGCAGGATCTTACTTATTACGGCTTAGACCTGTATGGGAAAAGGAACCTGTCTGACCTACTCAAAAATCTTTCTGATGTCGAGGGGATCGAATGGATTCGGCTGCAATACGCCTACCCTTCAGGTTTTCCGATGGATATCATTGAAGTGATGAAAGAACGTAGCAATATTTGCAACTACCTGGACATGCCGCTCCAACATATTTCTGATAATATGCTGAAGTCAATGCGTAGAGGGATTACCAAGCAGAAAACCATCGATCTCGTAAACTCAATTCGGGATATCATCCCGGAAATTGCACTCCGAACAACTTTGATTTGTGGGTATCCGGGGGAAACAGAAAAAGACTTCGAGGAACTAAAGGAATGGGTTGCCGAAACAGAATTTGACCGCTTAGGCTGTTTCACATATTCACATGAGGAAAACACACATGCTTTTTCACTAGAAGATGACGTCCCTGGAGAAGTAAAGGATGCTCGTGTTGAAGAAATAATGGATATACAACAGAATATTTCTTTCGAAAAGAATCAACAAAAAGTCGGCAAGGTTTTCAAGGTGATGATAGATAAAGTTGAAGGTGACTATTATGTAGGTAGAACAGAATTTGACTCACCAGAGGTTGATAACGAAGTCTTGATATCACGACAAGATGACTATTTAACATTGGGCAGGTTTGCAGACATCAAAATTGATCGTGCAGAGGATTTTGATCTTTATGGTTCCTTTGTAAAATAA
- the ftsY gene encoding signal recognition particle-docking protein FtsY: protein MALFDFFKKKEKPTVEMKEALDKGLEKTKEGFFSKISKAVVGKSTVDDEVLDELEEILVTSDVGVTTTLKIIERIEARVARDKYVNTSELNQILRDEIQALLAENNSDDFSEFEYGKSKPYVIMVVGVNGVGKTTTIGKLAHKLKENGNKVVLGAADTFRAAAVDQIKLWGERVGVRVVHQGMGSDPASVAFDTLQSAVANNEDVAIIDTAGRLHNKVALMNELTKIKNVMRKVIPDAPHEILLVLDASTGQNAIEQCRQFTQATDVNALALTKLDGTAKGGVVIGVSDQFKIPVKYIGVGESINDLELFNKKEFVDSLFNR from the coding sequence ATGGCATTATTTGATTTTTTTAAGAAAAAGGAAAAACCTACTGTCGAGATGAAAGAGGCTCTGGACAAGGGGCTGGAGAAGACAAAGGAAGGTTTCTTTTCAAAAATTTCGAAAGCAGTTGTTGGCAAGTCAACTGTAGATGATGAAGTTCTTGATGAGCTAGAAGAAATTCTGGTTACATCTGATGTAGGCGTAACAACGACTCTTAAAATCATCGAACGAATTGAAGCCAGGGTTGCTCGCGATAAATATGTCAATACTTCTGAATTAAACCAGATTCTGAGAGACGAGATACAGGCTCTATTAGCGGAAAACAATAGTGATGATTTTTCTGAATTTGAATATGGAAAAAGTAAGCCCTATGTGATCATGGTCGTAGGGGTCAACGGGGTCGGAAAAACAACGACGATCGGGAAACTTGCACACAAATTAAAAGAGAACGGGAATAAAGTTGTCTTGGGTGCTGCTGATACATTTAGAGCGGCAGCAGTAGACCAGATCAAACTGTGGGGTGAGCGCGTTGGAGTACGTGTTGTTCATCAAGGCATGGGATCAGATCCAGCATCAGTTGCGTTCGACACCTTGCAATCAGCTGTAGCAAACAACGAAGATGTGGCTATCATTGATACGGCTGGGAGATTACATAACAAAGTTGCTCTTATGAATGAGTTAACTAAAATCAAAAATGTTATGAGGAAAGTAATCCCTGATGCTCCCCATGAGATTTTATTGGTCTTAGATGCGTCTACCGGACAAAATGCCATTGAACAGTGCAGACAATTTACGCAGGCGACTGATGTGAATGCTCTGGCTTTGACTAAGCTTGACGGAACAGCGAAAGGCGGTGTGGTAATCGGAGTTTCAGACCAATTTAAGATTCCGGTCAAGTATATCGGGGTTGGCGAGAGTATTAATGACCTGGAGTTATTCAACAAAAAGGAGTTCGTAGACTCATTATTTAACAGATAA
- a CDS encoding DUF4295 domain-containing protein, producing MAKKSVASLKTGKGKDYTKVITAVRSPKTGAYSFKELIAHNDHIKDAVEVAKEIVETPTEQ from the coding sequence ATGGCAAAGAAATCGGTAGCATCCTTAAAAACAGGAAAAGGAAAAGATTATACAAAAGTTATTACAGCTGTTCGCTCTCCTAAGACCGGAGCTTACTCTTTCAAAGAGCTTATCGCACATAACGATCATATCAAAGATGCGGTAGAAGTTGCTAAAGAAATCGTTGAAACTCCAACGGAGCAATAG
- the rpmG gene encoding 50S ribosomal protein L33, whose product MAKKGNRVQVILECTEHKESGMPGMSRYITTKNKKNTTERLELKKFNPVLRKVTVHKEIK is encoded by the coding sequence ATGGCTAAAAAAGGTAACAGAGTTCAAGTAATTTTAGAATGCACTGAACACAAAGAAAGTGGTATGCCGGGAATGTCTCGTTACATTACTACAAAAAACAAGAAAAACACAACCGAGCGCCTGGAGTTGAAAAAATTCAATCCAGTATTGCGTAAAGTTACTGTTCATAAAGAAATTAAATAA
- the rpmB gene encoding 50S ribosomal protein L28, with protein MARVCDLTGKSALKGNRVSNSNVKTTRRFYPNLQTKRFYIPEEDRWITLKVSTSAIKTINKLGISAVINKFIKKGYV; from the coding sequence ATGGCAAGAGTTTGTGATTTAACTGGAAAATCAGCACTAAAAGGAAATAGAGTTTCTAACTCAAATGTTAAGACCACTCGTAGATTTTACCCAAATCTTCAAACAAAAAGGTTTTATATCCCAGAAGAAGATCGTTGGATTACTTTAAAAGTATCAACCTCTGCAATCAAAACAATCAATAAACTAGGGATTTCCGCAGTTATTAATAAATTTATCAAAAAGGGATACGTTTAG
- the acs gene encoding acetate--CoA ligase, with protein sequence MELKVKDFDDYQKTYERSINNPEEFWAEVAETFFWKKKWTNVLSWDFKKPDIKWFENGKLNITENCLDRHIYKNGDKPAIIWEPNDPSEAARILSYKQLLEKVEQFANVLKNNGVRKGDRVCVYLPMVPELPIAILACARIGAIHSVVFGGFSAQSISDRINDAQCSLVITADGGFRGTKTIELKSIVDDALVTCSSVKKVIVLTRARIGVSMIKGRDVWWEDEIHKVESQGNPPCPAEEMDAEDTLFILYTSGSTGKPKGVVHTTGGYMVYTGYTFSNVFQYNPEEIFFCTADIGWITGHSYIVYGPLSQGATSVMFEGIPNWPDAGRMWDVVAKHQVNILYTAPTAIRSLMAAGDEFVDGKDLSSITKLGSVGEPINEEAWNWFNEKVGKGKAPIADTWWQTENGGILISPIAGVTPTKPGYAMLPLPGVQPVLVDENGKVLEGNGVSGNLCIKFPWPGMLRTTWGDHERCRQTYFSTYENMYFTGDGCLRDEDGHYRITGRVDDVLNVSGHRIGTAELENAINMHSDVVESAIVGYPHPVKGQGIYAFVILDNVHHDEDLTRKDINATVSRIIGAIAKPDIIQFVSGLPKTRSGKIMRRILRKIVEGDLGNLGDTSTLLDPSVVDEIKEGAAKMK encoded by the coding sequence ATGGAACTAAAAGTAAAAGATTTTGATGATTACCAAAAAACCTATGAACGTAGTATTAACAACCCAGAAGAATTTTGGGCAGAAGTAGCTGAGACGTTTTTCTGGAAGAAAAAATGGACGAACGTGTTGAGTTGGGATTTTAAAAAGCCCGACATCAAGTGGTTTGAAAATGGTAAACTCAATATCACAGAGAACTGCTTAGACAGACATATCTATAAGAATGGCGATAAACCTGCAATTATTTGGGAACCTAATGATCCTAGTGAAGCGGCTCGTATTTTAAGCTATAAGCAGTTGCTTGAAAAAGTCGAGCAGTTTGCCAATGTTCTCAAAAATAACGGAGTTCGTAAAGGTGACCGGGTATGCGTCTATTTGCCAATGGTGCCGGAGCTGCCCATAGCAATTTTAGCCTGTGCCAGAATTGGAGCTATCCATTCCGTTGTTTTCGGAGGGTTCTCCGCACAGTCCATTTCGGATAGAATTAATGACGCGCAGTGTTCATTGGTGATTACAGCTGACGGTGGGTTTAGAGGTACGAAGACGATCGAATTAAAAAGCATTGTAGATGATGCTCTGGTGACCTGTTCGAGTGTAAAAAAGGTGATCGTGTTGACGCGCGCACGGATTGGTGTCTCCATGATCAAAGGTCGTGATGTATGGTGGGAAGACGAAATACATAAAGTAGAAAGTCAGGGCAACCCTCCATGCCCAGCCGAAGAGATGGACGCAGAAGACACCTTATTTATTTTATATACTTCAGGGTCTACCGGAAAACCTAAGGGGGTTGTTCATACTACCGGAGGCTACATGGTCTATACAGGTTATACCTTTAGTAATGTCTTCCAGTATAACCCAGAAGAAATCTTCTTTTGTACTGCCGATATTGGCTGGATTACCGGTCACTCCTATATAGTATACGGACCTTTGTCACAAGGAGCTACATCGGTCATGTTTGAAGGCATACCTAACTGGCCAGATGCTGGTCGCATGTGGGATGTCGTAGCAAAACATCAAGTGAATATCTTATACACGGCGCCGACGGCTATACGCTCGCTGATGGCTGCAGGGGATGAGTTTGTTGACGGTAAAGATCTAAGTTCGATTACTAAACTTGGATCTGTTGGTGAGCCTATCAACGAAGAAGCCTGGAATTGGTTCAATGAAAAAGTAGGTAAAGGCAAGGCTCCAATTGCTGATACATGGTGGCAAACCGAGAATGGAGGAATCTTGATCAGCCCGATTGCTGGAGTAACACCAACAAAACCAGGCTATGCTATGCTTCCTTTACCTGGAGTACAGCCTGTTTTGGTTGATGAAAATGGAAAGGTTCTGGAAGGGAACGGTGTTTCGGGAAACCTATGCATCAAGTTCCCTTGGCCTGGAATGTTAAGAACAACATGGGGAGATCATGAGCGTTGCCGACAGACTTATTTTTCAACCTATGAAAATATGTATTTCACCGGTGATGGTTGTTTAAGAGATGAAGATGGTCACTATCGCATCACAGGTCGCGTAGATGACGTTCTCAATGTATCCGGACATCGTATCGGCACAGCTGAACTGGAGAATGCGATCAACATGCACAGTGATGTTGTTGAATCCGCTATTGTAGGTTATCCTCACCCGGTTAAAGGACAAGGGATTTATGCTTTTGTGATCCTAGACAATGTGCACCATGATGAAGATTTAACAAGAAAAGATATCAATGCTACCGTTTCGCGAATTATCGGCGCTATTGCAAAGCCAGATATTATTCAATTTGTATCCGGCTTGCCAAAAACAAGATCCGGCAAAATCATGAGACGAATACTTCGTAAAATCGTTGAAGGAGATTTAGGCAATTTAGGAGACACCTCCACATTACTAGACCCTTCTGTTGTAGACGAGATTAAAGAGGGCGCGGCCAAAATGAAATAA
- a CDS encoding CsbD family protein — MSNLKLKGTWNEIKGKAKQSYADLTDDDLLYEEGKEDELLGRLQKKTGKTRDEVVNWLNEL; from the coding sequence ATGTCAAATTTAAAATTAAAAGGAACTTGGAATGAGATTAAAGGAAAAGCAAAACAGTCATACGCCGATTTGACGGATGATGATTTGTTATACGAAGAAGGAAAAGAAGATGAGTTGTTAGGCCGCTTGCAGAAGAAAACGGGAAAAACTCGTGATGAAGTAGTTAATTGGCTTAATGAATTATAG